In one window of Candidatus Hepatobacter penaei DNA:
- the dnaJ gene encoding molecular chaperone DnaJ, producing MSRQDYYDVLGVQKGASDAQIKSAYRKLALKHHPDKNKGDKAAEAKFKAISEAYEVLKDKQKRAAYDQMGHRAFEGGMGGGTGGFDQGGFNFNFKSGGAGFDIFEDIFEDFMGAGGRGQRGGGRRRSAEVRGSDLRFDMEISLEEAFKGLKTEISIPTWVACDTCRGTGSAGGKPPSVCGGCQGQGTVTARQGFFVVEQPCGQCHGTGQKIEDPCRTCGGEGRKRHKSTIMVSIPAGIESESRVRIAGKGEAGVRGGSPGDLYIFVTIRPHPLFQREGRDIHFQAPISMVKAALGGSLEVPTIDGSRVRVTIPEGTQSGHRLRVRMKGMSMLKSTLRGDLYVQTMVETPQNLSTEEKDLLRAFEKKTDERKAQPMVAKFLDKIASFFR from the coding sequence ATGTCAAGACAAGACTATTATGATGTACTTGGTGTGCAAAAGGGGGCCTCAGATGCCCAAATCAAAAGTGCATACCGGAAACTGGCGCTGAAACATCATCCTGATAAAAACAAGGGAGACAAAGCGGCAGAAGCCAAGTTTAAGGCGATCTCTGAGGCCTATGAAGTGCTGAAAGATAAGCAAAAGCGGGCGGCTTATGACCAAATGGGTCACCGTGCCTTTGAAGGCGGCATGGGCGGCGGTACAGGCGGCTTTGATCAAGGCGGGTTTAACTTCAACTTCAAATCCGGGGGGGCTGGGTTTGATATTTTTGAAGACATTTTTGAAGATTTTATGGGCGCCGGTGGCCGTGGTCAGCGAGGCGGGGGGCGTCGCCGCAGCGCTGAGGTGCGCGGCTCTGATTTGCGCTTTGATATGGAAATTTCGCTGGAAGAAGCTTTTAAGGGCCTGAAAACAGAAATTTCTATTCCCACATGGGTGGCGTGTGATACATGTCGTGGCACAGGTTCTGCCGGCGGCAAGCCGCCCAGCGTGTGCGGGGGATGTCAGGGGCAAGGCACCGTCACGGCGCGGCAAGGCTTTTTTGTGGTGGAACAGCCCTGCGGCCAGTGTCACGGCACGGGCCAAAAAATTGAAGATCCGTGTCGCACCTGTGGCGGGGAAGGGCGCAAGCGGCACAAATCCACCATTATGGTATCTATTCCTGCAGGCATTGAGTCAGAATCGCGGGTGCGCATTGCCGGCAAAGGTGAAGCGGGCGTGCGTGGGGGGAGCCCTGGAGATCTGTATATCTTTGTGACCATCCGTCCTCACCCATTGTTTCAACGTGAGGGGCGCGACATTCATTTTCAAGCACCCATTTCTATGGTGAAGGCTGCGCTGGGGGGATCGTTAGAGGTGCCCACCATTGATGGCAGCCGTGTGCGCGTCACCATCCCGGAAGGCACACAATCAGGGCATCGTCTGCGGGTACGCATGAAGGGTATGAGTATGCTTAAAAGCACGTTGCGTGGTGATCTTTATGTACAAACCATGGTGGAAACGCCGCAAAACTTGAGCACGGAAGAAAAAGACCTGCTGCGCGCCTTTGAAAAAAAGACTGATGAACGCAAGGCCCAACCCATGGTGGCCAAATTTCTGGACAAGATTGCGTCCTTTTTCCGTTAA
- a CDS encoding CPBP family intramembrane glutamic endopeptidase → MSTISATSIVFLTPFLRSFHQALDRFISSLKIASFYAVAALYYTSPAAFLGVLLPFFTPWRSKIRVCLGVIFLMGTLKGWFVWMGTHGGLGPYGLLVEGAFLWMFYRHARTSSQKLLWGMLASLLGFFLMKHTFSGIQPVLSLPPLAIKPQSTAYCLCFMPEGVVVSLFILYLCLFERASWPIWQQSLFVGGSTSLVLAGALLAPALWFQVVAFAPGVPTYFPLWLFKNVLWTSLSEEVFYRLFLQTFLTQALMRYHLSWGWALVLTSAIFGLAHLPHHGYASMACVASLAYGWAYHRTRRLETSIIAHAVFNILHVLLFTYPFAKPS, encoded by the coding sequence ATGTCAACCATAAGCGCCACAAGTATCGTTTTTCTAACCCCTTTCCTCAGATCCTTCCACCAAGCCCTGGACCGCTTTATCTCCTCGCTGAAGATCGCCAGCTTCTACGCTGTGGCCGCCCTTTATTACACAAGCCCTGCAGCGTTTCTGGGCGTGCTGCTGCCTTTTTTCACGCCGTGGCGGTCAAAGATTCGCGTGTGCCTTGGGGTGATCTTTCTTATGGGCACCCTTAAGGGATGGTTTGTCTGGATGGGAACCCACGGAGGGCTAGGCCCTTATGGCCTGCTGGTCGAAGGAGCCTTTTTGTGGATGTTTTATCGCCATGCACGCACATCAAGCCAAAAACTGCTTTGGGGAATGCTGGCCAGCCTCTTAGGTTTTTTTCTCATGAAGCATACATTTTCAGGAATTCAGCCTGTGCTCAGCTTGCCCCCACTTGCCATCAAACCGCAATCCACAGCCTATTGTTTGTGTTTTATGCCAGAGGGCGTGGTGGTGAGTTTGTTTATTTTATACCTATGCCTGTTTGAAAGGGCATCATGGCCCATCTGGCAGCAGAGCTTATTTGTGGGCGGCAGCACCAGCCTTGTGCTTGCAGGAGCTTTACTGGCCCCGGCCTTGTGGTTTCAAGTGGTGGCCTTCGCGCCAGGAGTGCCGACCTATTTCCCCCTATGGCTCTTCAAAAACGTTTTGTGGACTAGCTTGAGTGAAGAGGTGTTTTACCGCCTTTTTCTCCAAACGTTTTTGACCCAAGCATTGATGCGTTATCACCTCTCTTGGGGGTGGGCCTTGGTGCTTACCAGCGCCATTTTTGGGCTGGCTCACCTCCCTCATCACGGCTATGCGTCCATGGCCTGTGTTGCCAGCTTGGCTTATGGCTGGGCCTATCACCGCACCAGGCGCCTTGAAACCTCTATCATCGCCCATGCCGTTTTCAACATATTGCATGTGTTGTTATTCACCTACCCTTTTGCCAAACCCTCTTAA
- the radA gene encoding DNA repair protein RadA, giving the protein MGASKQYVCQSCGFIAPKWAGRCEGCGMWNSFVEETADISKTKKKGPRLHFTSLKETAQNPLQRMCTHIQEFDRVCGGGLVPGSVVLLGGDPGIGKSTLLLQVSAALSRELPCGYISGEEGLDQVRMRSQRLGLSDAPLKLASSTYVEEVIQSLEQEHLALAVVDSIQTMSLMHNDAPPGTVSQIRSASHELIRAAKKYGVILILVGHVTKDGALAGPKLLEHMVDTVLYFEGERGHPFRILRAQKNRFGPSDELGVFDMTETGLHEVPNPSALFLSHRDQNATGSVVFPGIEGTRPLLAEIQTLASPSYLPSPRRSVVGWDHGRLSMVVAILETRAGLHLSQKDIYLSVVGGLKLSEPAADLAVAAALISCIKKTPLPNDVVIFGELSLSGDVRPVTQMEARLKEAAKLGFTQALMPVSKKKKTASSTPPKEGLRRTPITHIKDLIQWIESLA; this is encoded by the coding sequence ATGGGTGCCTCCAAGCAATATGTGTGTCAAAGCTGTGGTTTTATTGCACCTAAATGGGCGGGCCGCTGCGAAGGGTGCGGCATGTGGAACAGCTTTGTAGAAGAAACGGCGGATATCAGCAAAACCAAGAAAAAAGGGCCCAGGCTTCATTTCACTTCCCTCAAAGAAACGGCCCAAAACCCTTTACAGCGCATGTGCACACATATTCAAGAGTTTGACCGTGTTTGCGGTGGCGGTCTTGTGCCGGGCAGTGTTGTCTTATTAGGTGGTGACCCCGGCATTGGCAAATCCACCCTTTTGCTTCAAGTGTCAGCGGCTTTGTCCCGCGAGCTACCGTGCGGCTATATTTCCGGCGAAGAAGGGCTTGATCAGGTACGCATGCGGAGCCAACGTTTAGGACTTTCTGATGCCCCGCTTAAGCTGGCCTCCAGCACCTATGTGGAAGAAGTGATTCAATCGCTTGAGCAAGAGCACCTGGCCTTGGCCGTTGTGGATTCGATTCAAACCATGAGCCTCATGCATAATGATGCGCCGCCTGGCACGGTCAGTCAAATTCGAAGCGCTTCTCACGAATTGATCCGCGCAGCCAAAAAATATGGTGTCATTCTTATTTTGGTGGGACATGTCACAAAAGACGGCGCCTTGGCGGGGCCCAAATTGCTTGAACACATGGTGGATACGGTGCTTTACTTTGAGGGGGAGCGCGGCCATCCGTTTCGCATCTTGCGCGCCCAGAAAAATAGGTTTGGACCCAGTGATGAGCTGGGCGTTTTTGATATGACGGAAACAGGTCTGCATGAAGTACCCAATCCTTCCGCGCTTTTTTTGAGCCACCGTGACCAAAATGCCACGGGTTCTGTGGTTTTCCCCGGCATTGAGGGCACCCGGCCGCTTTTGGCTGAAATCCAAACGCTGGCCTCACCGTCTTACCTGCCGTCGCCCCGTCGCTCGGTAGTGGGGTGGGATCATGGTCGCCTATCTATGGTGGTGGCCATTTTGGAAACCAGGGCTGGCCTTCATTTAAGCCAGAAAGACATTTATCTCAGTGTGGTGGGCGGCCTTAAACTGAGTGAGCCTGCAGCTGATTTGGCCGTAGCCGCTGCGCTGATTTCGTGCATCAAAAAAACACCGCTGCCCAATGATGTGGTGATTTTTGGCGAGCTCAGCCTTTCCGGCGATGTGCGTCCTGTAACGCAAATGGAAGCGCGTCTCAAAGAAGCCGCCAAATTGGGCTTCACCCAAGCCCTGATGCCCGTGAGCAAGAAAAAGAAGACAGCTTCCTCCACGCCCCCCAAAGAAGGCCTGCGCCGCACACCCATCACGCACATCAAAGACCTGATTCAGTGGATCGAGAGCCTAGCCTAG
- the secF gene encoding protein translocase subunit SecF, with protein MGFLNLKHVPSINFMGNRRVPFGISGALVLFVLLALLIKGVPYGVDFKGGAMVEVRAPHAVKLDDVRPVLAKALGSNASVQSLDTAADFLVRFDAEAVGDDKDATLSKITQAFGEGSRVRRFEAVGPKVSAELLQSGLYAIFLALLAMLLYIWFRFEWRYGLAALIALLHDCVAVLGLYAVARIEFNETAIVALLITASYSINDTVVVFDRVRENKGRYTTMPLQELLNLSVNETLSRTLLTSLTTLAALWVLYLFGGPVIAMFSLPILVGLFVGTYSSICLATPLLYLLSLSFHKTALVNQNNRHEP; from the coding sequence ATGGGTTTTTTGAATCTGAAACATGTGCCCAGCATTAACTTCATGGGGAATCGCCGTGTGCCCTTTGGGATTTCAGGCGCCTTGGTGCTTTTTGTCTTGCTGGCGTTGTTGATCAAGGGTGTGCCCTATGGTGTCGATTTTAAGGGGGGCGCCATGGTGGAGGTGCGTGCACCTCATGCGGTCAAGCTTGATGATGTGCGGCCGGTGTTGGCCAAGGCGTTGGGAAGCAATGCCTCTGTCCAATCTTTAGACACCGCTGCTGATTTTTTGGTGCGCTTTGATGCTGAGGCCGTGGGAGATGACAAAGACGCCACCTTGAGCAAAATTACACAAGCATTCGGTGAGGGAAGCCGTGTGCGTCGCTTTGAGGCTGTGGGACCCAAAGTAAGTGCTGAGCTGTTGCAAAGTGGTCTTTATGCCATTTTCTTGGCGCTGTTGGCGATGCTGTTGTATATCTGGTTTCGCTTTGAGTGGCGTTATGGGTTGGCGGCGCTGATAGCGTTGCTCCATGATTGTGTGGCGGTGTTGGGGCTCTATGCCGTGGCGCGGATTGAGTTTAACGAAACGGCCATTGTGGCCTTGTTGATTACTGCCTCCTATTCCATTAACGATACAGTAGTGGTGTTTGATCGGGTGCGCGAAAATAAAGGGCGGTATACCACCATGCCGTTGCAAGAGCTGCTTAATCTCAGCGTGAATGAAACCCTGTCTCGCACCCTGTTAACATCCCTCACCACGCTGGCGGCTTTGTGGGTGCTTTATCTGTTTGGTGGGCCTGTGATTGCCATGTTCAGCTTGCCCATTTTGGTGGGTCTTTTTGTGGGGACGTATTCGTCCATTTGTTTGGCTACGCCGCTGTTGTATTTGTTGAGCCTTTCTTTTCATAAGACCGCGCTTGTGAACCAAAACAATCGGCACGAGCCCTAG
- a CDS encoding S41 family peptidase, giving the protein MSRASSLLLSDQGQASFGYYQHPVLVGDRVFFVAEGDLWQADMGASGMGKAQRLTSCQGAITSLAIPHQGDVAFYAGTNEGNTELYQLCLSSGGTQRLTYLGAQLEIVGCTEAGDVIVRSNHKTAFACLFHLYTFDRASQTLRLIDVGPANFISTAGDDTVLGRHGYGYVTWKRYRGGTAGEIWVQKGSSPWRRLFPDLRSNVLRPTCVGGRLYFMSDHEGIGALYSSTLDGQDLKRHTHFDDFYVRHLSTDGTRLVYSKGADLWLFDPSTQKNTCISPPFASAGMGRTRAFVSAQKDLSAYGLSPSGQKLCLTSRGRLFCGSPFGGPMIQLGQRHGVRYRLGVFVDEDHVIAVRDEGAREVLEIFDVGTLKARVLQGDWGRLLSLTPSPQGRFVVVANHTHALLKVDLKTGKVHTIDQSAFGVYAGVSVSFDDTFIAYGFARSHKIHVIKIFSAKTGKTVEATHPVLGDVHPVFDPKGRYLYFLSCQTYRPDEVVYQPCLITLSSALTSPLILPEESLEEGKETKESDKKKKTPSVVIDVNNIQSRTLALPMEASHFVGAAATSEKVLFFKDKAPHKADKKSEGLSIVTFDMAQLKEEVLYEGVLYADLARMGEWYVLCDTQGRLRVLRVSEKPDDDDTSFRAGGWFDFDRTLFEVIPHEEWRFMFTEAWRLQKDLFWSEDMAGTDWQGIYHRYVSLIDRVHTPAELMDLISEMQGELGVSHAYTWGYDAGHGPSHRQGLLGGDLHYDHTHDVWRFVVLGDGSGAEEESRAPLKAPGLNLAAGDALLAIDGQCLSKDVSPDHLLVGKADAWVALCVRPKGKKTPRTVWVKPVADSHVLAYRAFVEEKRAFVHKASKGKVGYLHIPDMSEWGLQEFYKAYAHEFDREALILDVRFNRGGMVSSDILSQLMHKRLGYDQSRHEGRVPYMLDAPRGPMVALCNEYTASDGDMFAHSFKLLGLGPLIGKRTWGGVIGIFPKHPLLDGSWTSQPEYAFWFHDIGWRLENKGAEPDIVVDTPPASHGRDLQLERGIAEAMKRIKKHEQNDGCQ; this is encoded by the coding sequence GTGAGCAGGGCCTCCTCCCTTCTTTTATCTGACCAGGGCCAAGCTTCTTTTGGTTATTACCAACATCCTGTGCTGGTGGGAGATCGTGTTTTTTTTGTGGCAGAGGGTGACCTTTGGCAAGCTGACATGGGCGCAAGTGGCATGGGTAAGGCCCAGCGTCTCACTTCATGTCAAGGCGCTATCACATCGCTGGCGATTCCACACCAGGGTGATGTGGCGTTTTATGCGGGCACCAACGAGGGCAATACCGAGCTTTACCAACTGTGCTTGTCATCTGGGGGTACACAACGTCTAACCTATCTTGGCGCACAGCTTGAGATTGTGGGTTGCACAGAGGCCGGGGATGTCATCGTGCGTTCTAACCACAAAACGGCCTTTGCGTGCCTCTTTCACCTCTATACCTTTGATCGAGCTTCTCAAACCTTACGCCTTATCGATGTGGGGCCGGCCAATTTTATCAGCACTGCTGGTGATGACACTGTGTTGGGCCGGCATGGTTATGGGTATGTCACGTGGAAGCGTTATCGCGGTGGCACGGCAGGTGAAATATGGGTGCAAAAAGGGTCATCGCCATGGCGACGTCTTTTTCCCGATCTGCGCAGCAATGTGTTGCGTCCCACATGCGTGGGCGGCCGTCTTTATTTTATGTCTGATCATGAGGGCATCGGTGCGCTTTATTCATCTACATTGGATGGTCAAGATCTGAAGCGCCACACGCATTTTGACGATTTTTATGTGCGCCACCTTTCCACAGACGGCACACGGCTTGTATATAGCAAGGGCGCAGATCTGTGGCTATTTGATCCGTCTACACAAAAAAATACCTGCATTTCTCCCCCCTTTGCCTCAGCGGGGATGGGTCGCACACGCGCGTTTGTGTCCGCCCAAAAAGATCTCTCCGCCTATGGGTTGAGCCCCAGTGGCCAGAAACTATGCCTTACAAGCCGGGGCCGTCTTTTCTGCGGCTCTCCGTTTGGTGGACCCATGATCCAGCTGGGTCAGCGGCATGGTGTTCGCTATCGGCTGGGCGTGTTTGTGGATGAAGATCACGTGATCGCCGTGCGTGATGAGGGCGCAAGAGAGGTGCTTGAAATCTTTGATGTGGGCACCCTTAAGGCCAGAGTCCTTCAGGGGGATTGGGGCCGCTTATTGTCTTTAACCCCATCTCCGCAAGGGCGTTTTGTGGTTGTTGCCAACCACACCCATGCATTGCTGAAGGTCGACCTCAAGACAGGGAAGGTGCACACCATTGACCAAAGCGCCTTTGGCGTTTATGCCGGCGTGAGCGTGTCGTTTGATGATACGTTTATTGCTTATGGGTTTGCGCGTTCTCATAAAATCCACGTGATTAAAATTTTCTCCGCCAAGACAGGAAAAACGGTGGAGGCGACACACCCGGTGCTGGGGGATGTGCATCCGGTGTTTGATCCTAAGGGCCGTTATCTTTATTTTTTATCCTGTCAAACCTATCGACCTGATGAGGTTGTCTATCAGCCTTGTTTGATCACCTTGTCTTCTGCGCTGACTTCACCCTTGATTTTGCCGGAGGAAAGCCTTGAGGAAGGCAAGGAAACCAAAGAAAGCGATAAGAAGAAAAAAACACCTTCGGTTGTCATTGACGTTAACAACATCCAATCGCGCACGTTGGCGTTGCCCATGGAGGCTTCGCATTTTGTGGGTGCTGCCGCTACCTCAGAAAAGGTTCTTTTTTTTAAGGATAAGGCGCCGCACAAGGCGGATAAAAAAAGTGAGGGCTTAAGCATTGTGACGTTTGACATGGCGCAACTCAAGGAAGAGGTGCTTTATGAGGGCGTTTTATATGCTGATCTGGCGCGTATGGGTGAGTGGTATGTTTTGTGCGACACGCAGGGGCGTTTGCGTGTGCTGCGGGTGTCAGAAAAGCCCGATGATGACGATACATCCTTTCGTGCGGGGGGGTGGTTTGATTTTGATCGCACCCTTTTTGAAGTGATTCCCCATGAAGAGTGGCGCTTTATGTTCACAGAAGCCTGGCGTCTTCAAAAAGATTTGTTTTGGTCTGAGGACATGGCAGGCACAGATTGGCAAGGGATCTATCACCGCTATGTGTCGCTGATCGACCGTGTGCACACACCTGCAGAGCTCATGGATCTCATTAGCGAAATGCAAGGCGAGCTGGGCGTTTCTCATGCCTACACCTGGGGATATGATGCAGGGCATGGTCCTTCTCATAGGCAAGGTCTTTTGGGGGGAGATCTTCACTATGATCACACTCATGACGTGTGGCGCTTTGTTGTGCTGGGGGATGGCTCGGGCGCAGAAGAAGAATCACGTGCCCCCCTCAAGGCGCCGGGGCTGAATCTCGCAGCGGGGGATGCCTTATTGGCAATTGATGGTCAGTGCCTCTCTAAGGACGTTTCGCCTGATCATCTGCTGGTGGGCAAGGCTGATGCCTGGGTGGCTCTCTGTGTGCGGCCCAAGGGGAAGAAAACCCCCCGCACGGTTTGGGTCAAACCAGTGGCCGATAGTCATGTATTAGCCTATCGCGCCTTTGTGGAGGAAAAAAGAGCGTTTGTGCACAAAGCGTCTAAGGGCAAGGTGGGTTATCTTCACATTCCCGATATGAGCGAATGGGGGTTGCAAGAGTTTTATAAGGCCTATGCTCACGAATTTGATCGCGAAGCCCTGATTCTTGATGTGCGGTTTAATCGCGGGGGGATGGTGTCCAGCGACATCTTGTCTCAATTGATGCACAAGCGTTTAGGGTATGACCAGAGTCGTCACGAAGGTCGTGTGCCATATATGTTGGACGCTCCCCGTGGGCCCATGGTGGCCTTGTGCAATGAATATACGGCCTCAGATGGCGATATGTTCGCCCACAGCTTCAAGCTATTGGGGTTGGGGCCCCTTATTGGGAAGAGAACCTGGGGCGGGGTGATTGGCATTTTCCCTAAACACCCGTTGTTGGATGGCTCATGGACATCACAGCCTGAATATGCCTTTTGGTTTCATGATATTGGTTGGCGCTTAGAGAACAAAGGCGCTGAACCTGACATTGTGGTGGATACCCCGCCTGCATCTCATGGGCGAGACCTTCAGCTTGAACGGGGCATTGCTGAGGCCATGAAACGTATCAAGAAGCATGAACAAAACGATGGGTGCCAATAA
- a CDS encoding phosphatidylserine decarboxylase, with protein MMLSWGPLKGRIHPAGWSFITLGAGLSILFLFVWPVVGVLALVLTLGCAAFFRDPERVGPKSTQAIVSPADGVLVDICHAKPPAEVGRYREGNWVRLSIFLSLFDAHVTRMPQKGRVLMTTYHKGQFFNASLDKASQKNERNTVVLEAEGTTMMITQIAGLIARRIVCDVSIGDQVMRGQAFGIIRFGSRVDVYLPDDVEIFVQKGQKMVSGETVLAKRA; from the coding sequence ATGATGCTTTCGTGGGGACCTTTGAAGGGACGTATTCATCCAGCGGGCTGGTCTTTTATAACCTTAGGGGCGGGGCTGAGTATTCTGTTTTTGTTTGTGTGGCCTGTGGTGGGTGTTTTGGCCCTGGTGCTCACCTTGGGATGTGCTGCTTTTTTTCGTGACCCTGAGCGTGTAGGTCCAAAGAGCACGCAGGCCATTGTCAGCCCCGCTGATGGTGTGTTGGTGGATATCTGCCATGCCAAACCTCCTGCGGAAGTGGGTCGGTACCGTGAAGGGAATTGGGTGCGCCTTAGCATTTTTCTCAGCCTTTTTGATGCACACGTGACGCGCATGCCGCAAAAAGGACGTGTGTTGATGACCACCTATCACAAGGGGCAGTTTTTTAATGCCTCTCTAGACAAAGCCAGTCAGAAAAATGAACGCAACACCGTGGTGCTGGAGGCAGAAGGCACCACCATGATGATCACACAAATTGCAGGCCTGATTGCGCGGCGTATTGTGTGCGATGTGTCAATTGGTGATCAGGTTATGCGGGGGCAAGCTTTTGGCATCATTCGCTTTGGGAGCCGTGTTGACGTGTATTTGCCAGATGATGTAGAAATTTTTGTTCAAAAAGGGCAAAAAATGGTTTCAGGAGAAACGGTGCTCGCCAAAAGAGCATGA
- a CDS encoding patatin-like phospholipase family protein: MAASEEKKQTQQTGNVGDKGQPRKKIAIALQGGGSHGAFTWGVLDSLLEDGRLDIEGLSGTSAGGMNAVALAQGLLRGGLEGGRQEMRRFWQKIADGGLFSPYHRAFFPQSLDMRTPQFDPFRFFSSLMQNVFSPYQTNPLNINILRDMVEAFFDFELLRSAKELKLFLCATHVNTGKLKLFTLDTLTPQKMLASACLPFLFHAVEVDGENYWDGGFVGNPAIYPLIYSCDTPDIMVIQLTVMNRKRLPLTAHEVIERHKEITYNACLMREMRMIDFVGDLMQKGIIQEGTMKRLNMHLVRNESLFNDLDLSSALNPDWGFIHFLFEEGRKSGKAWIEKNYDAIGRCHSTNLHKEFVAESADTAMS; encoded by the coding sequence ATGGCGGCTTCCGAAGAAAAAAAGCAAACACAACAAACCGGCAACGTGGGTGATAAAGGTCAGCCCCGCAAAAAAATTGCCATTGCGCTTCAAGGGGGCGGATCTCATGGAGCGTTTACCTGGGGCGTTTTGGACAGCTTGCTGGAAGATGGGCGCCTTGATATTGAAGGCTTGAGCGGCACCTCTGCAGGCGGCATGAATGCTGTGGCCTTGGCTCAAGGGTTGCTGCGCGGAGGCCTTGAAGGAGGGCGCCAAGAAATGAGGCGCTTTTGGCAAAAAATTGCGGATGGCGGCCTCTTCAGCCCCTATCACAGGGCTTTTTTTCCCCAATCTCTGGATATGCGCACCCCGCAGTTTGATCCCTTTCGCTTTTTTTCAAGCTTGATGCAAAATGTGTTCTCCCCCTATCAAACCAACCCGCTCAACATCAACATTTTGCGGGATATGGTGGAAGCGTTTTTTGATTTTGAGCTGCTCCGCTCTGCCAAAGAGCTGAAACTTTTTTTGTGCGCCACCCATGTGAACACGGGCAAGCTTAAGCTGTTTACACTCGACACCCTCACGCCCCAGAAAATGTTAGCCTCCGCGTGCTTGCCTTTTTTGTTTCATGCCGTGGAAGTGGATGGCGAGAATTATTGGGACGGTGGATTTGTGGGCAACCCGGCCATTTATCCCCTCATCTATTCATGTGACACCCCTGATATTATGGTGATCCAGCTCACGGTGATGAATCGCAAGCGCCTACCCCTCACGGCCCATGAGGTGATCGAGCGGCACAAGGAAATCACCTATAACGCCTGTCTGATGCGTGAAATGCGCATGATTGATTTTGTGGGTGACTTGATGCAAAAAGGCATCATCCAAGAAGGTACCATGAAGCGTCTCAATATGCACTTGGTGCGAAACGAAAGTCTTTTTAATGACCTTGACCTCTCAAGCGCGCTTAACCCAGACTGGGGGTTTATTCATTTTCTGTTTGAAGAGGGACGCAAATCGGGCAAAGCCTGGATTGAGAAAAACTATGATGCCATCGGCCGATGTCATTCCACCAATTTACACAAAGAATTTGTGGCAGAATCGGCAGACACCGCTATGAGTTAG
- a CDS encoding metal ABC transporter permease, with protein MAFSPAFLITPSLLAGLSLSLVAGPLGALLVWQRMAYLADALAHAAILGMVFSFWMQVPAGLSAFLFSCASGALIWRGLARFRGHEDTLLILFSGGAMSLGLFLMTLWGFSRAHIMGYLAGDLGAIQPTESWMVMGFCLGLAVLLFVLRRPLLAVVVSPTLAQIEGRPVSSLSLGFLVTTFLFVLVGLKWAGSLFMVVCMVCPTLMASFWGRTPYHVMMGSSVCGGLSFMLGFHIVSLYHTPLGASVGLVLVGGVALSWALARLWPEGVQQRKAAL; from the coding sequence ATGGCGTTTTCTCCTGCTTTCCTTATCACGCCATCGTTGTTAGCAGGTCTTTCTTTATCGCTCGTCGCAGGCCCTTTAGGGGCGCTCTTGGTGTGGCAGCGTATGGCTTATTTGGCGGACGCGTTGGCACATGCGGCCATTTTGGGAATGGTGTTTTCCTTTTGGATGCAGGTGCCGGCAGGATTGTCAGCTTTTCTCTTCTCTTGTGCCAGCGGCGCGCTGATCTGGCGGGGGCTTGCCCGTTTTCGCGGTCATGAAGACACGTTACTTATTCTTTTTTCTGGTGGCGCCATGTCTTTGGGGCTTTTTTTGATGACGCTGTGGGGGTTTTCGCGTGCCCACATCATGGGCTATCTTGCCGGTGATCTGGGCGCCATACAGCCAACAGAGAGCTGGATGGTCATGGGGTTTTGCCTAGGGCTGGCTGTGTTGCTCTTTGTGTTGCGGCGGCCGCTTCTCGCCGTGGTGGTGTCGCCTACGTTGGCTCAGATTGAGGGGCGCCCTGTGTCGTCTCTGTCCTTAGGCTTCTTGGTGACCACGTTTTTGTTTGTGCTTGTGGGTCTAAAGTGGGCTGGCTCTTTATTTATGGTGGTATGTATGGTGTGCCCGACCTTGATGGCGTCTTTCTGGGGGCGTACCCCTTATCATGTGATGATGGGGTCCTCTGTGTGTGGCGGGCTAAGTTTTATGCTTGGGTTTCACATTGTCAGCCTTTATCACACCCCGCTGGGGGCGTCTGTGGGGTTGGTGCTGGTGGGGGGCGTCGCTCTGAGTTGGGCGTTGGCACGTCTCTGGCCTGAAGGGGTCCAACAAAGAAAGGCAGCATTGTGA